Proteins from a single region of Zhongshania aliphaticivorans:
- the galE gene encoding UDP-glucose 4-epimerase GalE, protein MQTILVTGGAGYIGSHTVVELQAAGYDVVIVDNLVNSNPAVLNRIHQISGKAPLFVQADVRDADALAAVFAKYDIDAVIHFAGLKAVGESVEKPLQYYDNNVRGTMVLCQAMAEAGVFKLVFSSSATVYGPDAPVPYEESMPLGQPSSPYGASKAMVERVLADLCVSDSRWSVVALRYFNPIGAHVSGLIGEDPLGLPNNLMPFISRVAVGKLAELSVFGDDYNTPDGTCLRDYLHVVDLAVGHCRSLQSLDKVGLHAFNLGTGNGVSVLDMVKAFESVTGQKVPYKIAPRRHGDLPAFWANADKAKRELSWVAGSSLEKMMADTWRWQSNNPDGYGG, encoded by the coding sequence ATGCAAACAATTCTAGTTACGGGTGGCGCGGGTTATATTGGCAGCCATACGGTCGTGGAGCTACAGGCAGCGGGTTATGATGTTGTTATTGTTGATAACCTAGTAAATAGTAATCCAGCGGTTCTTAATCGTATTCATCAAATTTCTGGTAAAGCTCCTCTTTTTGTTCAAGCCGATGTGCGTGATGCTGATGCCTTGGCAGCAGTATTTGCAAAGTATGACATTGATGCCGTGATTCATTTTGCTGGTTTAAAAGCCGTTGGTGAGAGTGTCGAAAAACCCTTGCAGTATTATGACAATAATGTGCGTGGCACTATGGTTTTGTGCCAAGCAATGGCTGAGGCAGGTGTGTTTAAGTTGGTTTTTAGTTCATCTGCTACGGTGTACGGCCCCGATGCGCCGGTGCCTTATGAAGAGTCTATGCCCTTGGGGCAGCCTTCTAGTCCATACGGTGCATCTAAGGCAATGGTAGAGCGCGTCCTTGCTGATTTGTGTGTGTCTGATTCACGCTGGTCAGTGGTTGCATTGCGGTATTTTAACCCTATTGGCGCGCATGTCTCTGGCTTAATTGGTGAGGATCCTTTGGGGCTTCCGAATAATCTCATGCCGTTTATTAGTCGGGTTGCCGTGGGTAAGTTGGCTGAGTTGTCGGTCTTTGGTGATGATTACAATACGCCAGATGGCACATGTCTGCGGGATTATTTGCATGTTGTCGATTTGGCGGTTGGGCATTGCCGGTCTTTGCAGTCCTTAGATAAAGTGGGCTTGCATGCGTTTAATTTGGGCACCGGTAATGGGGTGTCTGTGTTGGATATGGTTAAGGCGTTTGAATCTGTTACCGGCCAAAAAGTGCCGTATAAAATAGCACCGCGTCGTCATGGTGATTTACCTGCATTTTGGGCAAATGCAGATAAAGCAAAGCGAGAATTAAGCTGGGTGGCAGGAAGTAGCCTTGAGAAAATGATGGCAGATACGTGGCGTTGGCAGAGTAATAACCCTGACGGGTATGGTGGCTGA
- a CDS encoding ribonuclease Z, whose protein sequence is MRFTFLGTSAGTPTASRNVTALAMAMDDQKEWYLFDCGEGTQHRLLKCRYSSAKLKTIFITHVHGDHCYGLPGLIASANMSGRKAPLTVCAPDGIEQYVRNTFALTDVHNLRFPLNFVRSDQDDFHYRDEHISVNAVAMSHRVPCFAYHATEIPPYHINENKLTELGVPRGPLWHELQQGNDVSLENGTRIKAEQVRTAGWTPRSAVIGGDNDKPELLLKALKQSDLLIHEATFTEDVLARVGPQYMHSTAAMVAKTAEKAELKHLILTHFSQRYRMDKGAKEHTVKDLYDEARQDYQGNLALAEDMQSYQLEKDKSLSKL, encoded by the coding sequence ATGCGCTTTACTTTTTTAGGCACCAGTGCGGGCACGCCCACCGCCAGCCGCAATGTCACCGCACTGGCGATGGCAATGGACGACCAGAAGGAATGGTATTTATTCGACTGTGGCGAAGGAACCCAGCACCGCTTATTAAAATGCCGTTACTCCTCTGCCAAGCTCAAAACCATCTTTATCACCCACGTACACGGTGACCACTGCTACGGTCTCCCCGGCCTTATTGCTAGCGCCAATATGAGTGGCCGCAAAGCCCCGCTTACTGTCTGCGCACCAGACGGCATTGAACAATATGTACGAAACACGTTTGCCTTAACCGATGTTCACAATCTACGCTTTCCCCTTAACTTTGTACGCTCAGACCAAGACGATTTTCACTATCGTGACGAGCACATTTCTGTCAATGCAGTAGCCATGTCTCACAGAGTGCCTTGCTTTGCCTATCACGCAACTGAAATACCGCCATACCATATAAATGAAAACAAACTAACTGAACTTGGTGTACCAAGAGGCCCACTTTGGCACGAGCTACAACAAGGCAATGATGTCTCACTTGAAAACGGAACACGCATCAAAGCCGAACAAGTGCGCACTGCTGGGTGGACACCTCGCAGTGCTGTTATTGGCGGTGACAATGACAAACCTGAGCTACTGCTAAAGGCGCTAAAGCAAAGTGATTTATTAATTCATGAAGCAACCTTTACAGAAGATGTACTCGCACGAGTGGGTCCACAATACATGCACAGCACCGCCGCCATGGTGGCAAAAACAGCAGAGAAAGCAGAGCTAAAACACTTAATACTCACCCACTTTAGCCAACGCTACCGTATGGACAAAGGCGCAAAAGAACATACAGTAAAGGACTTATATGACGAAGCAAGACAAGACTACCAAGGCAACTTAGCCTTAGCAGAAGATATGCAAAGCTACCAACTGGAAAAAGATAAAAGCTTGAGTAAGTTATAG
- a CDS encoding TIGR03619 family F420-dependent LLM class oxidoreductase, whose amino-acid sequence MKFAYHHSMCPTEQYLPLTLEAERLGFDTITMPDSICYPKEGSSKYPYNSDGSREFLDGVPFIEPFLLTAHLAALTSRIRFTTSVHKLAVHEPALIAKSLSSLAILTNNRFGYGVGISPWAEDFEVTNVAWGKRGKRMDEMIEIINGLMTGEYFGYSGDMFELPEIKLCPVPAVRPPILVGGHSKPALRRAARLGDGWIAAGGELDSIKGMVDQINDYRKEYGRDHLPFEFHAMTAEAYSADGIKRLEDIGIDEVLVAFRDVYASEVDDKSVEEKIGMMSWYANEVIAKSR is encoded by the coding sequence ATGAAATTCGCCTATCACCATAGTATGTGTCCCACTGAGCAGTATTTACCACTGACGTTAGAAGCCGAGCGCTTAGGTTTTGACACTATTACCATGCCGGATAGCATTTGTTATCCCAAAGAAGGTAGCTCTAAATATCCGTATAACAGTGATGGTAGTCGCGAGTTTTTAGACGGCGTACCTTTTATTGAGCCGTTTCTATTAACCGCCCATTTGGCAGCATTAACCAGCCGGATTCGATTCACCACCTCTGTTCATAAATTGGCTGTTCATGAGCCGGCTTTAATTGCTAAGTCATTGTCTAGCTTAGCCATTCTTACTAATAACCGCTTTGGCTATGGTGTTGGTATTAGCCCCTGGGCTGAAGACTTTGAAGTGACTAATGTGGCATGGGGCAAGCGCGGCAAACGTATGGATGAAATGATTGAGATCATTAATGGACTGATGACCGGGGAATATTTCGGGTATTCAGGGGACATGTTTGAACTGCCTGAAATTAAGCTTTGTCCAGTGCCCGCTGTTAGGCCACCCATTTTGGTTGGCGGCCACTCCAAGCCTGCATTGCGTCGCGCCGCTCGATTGGGCGATGGCTGGATTGCGGCGGGTGGTGAATTGGATTCGATAAAGGGCATGGTGGATCAAATAAATGACTACCGCAAAGAATATGGCCGGGATCACTTGCCGTTTGAGTTTCATGCGATGACGGCAGAGGCGTATTCTGCCGACGGTATTAAACGTCTTGAAGATATTGGTATTGATGAGGTGCTAGTGGCATTTCGCGATGTGTATGCGTCTGAAGTAGATGATAAGAGCGTTGAAGAAAAAATCGGCATGATGAGCTGGTATGCCAATGAGGTGATAGCGAAGTCGCGATAA
- a CDS encoding TetR/AcrR family transcriptional regulator, protein MRKVDHDSRREDVAAAAASLIANKGLEALTTRALAKELGCSIGVLSHYFHSKEEIVIAAFRWADQRIDLRMQEAIADDSPNIESFFPVIKAGLPLDAESDLEWRVRLNLHTFALTHDTSLQAEREKNQQFRDLMTGMIAGLQNKGHVTKEVSAEDITSIAFDLVNGMAKNLVMCPFDEREQKAEYLYKLIEMLRPLPKP, encoded by the coding sequence TTGAGGAAAGTTGACCACGACAGCCGCCGAGAAGACGTTGCCGCTGCAGCCGCAAGCCTAATTGCTAACAAAGGTTTGGAAGCACTCACTACCCGTGCATTAGCCAAAGAACTTGGCTGTTCCATTGGCGTACTGTCACATTACTTCCACAGCAAAGAAGAAATCGTTATCGCCGCCTTCCGCTGGGCAGACCAACGCATCGACCTGAGAATGCAAGAAGCGATTGCCGATGACAGTCCCAATATCGAATCATTTTTTCCCGTCATTAAAGCGGGTTTACCGCTAGATGCCGAATCGGATTTAGAATGGCGCGTCCGACTTAACCTACACACTTTTGCGTTAACCCATGACACCAGCCTGCAAGCTGAGCGAGAAAAAAATCAACAATTCCGAGATCTTATGACAGGCATGATCGCCGGCCTACAAAACAAAGGCCATGTCACCAAAGAAGTAAGTGCAGAAGACATTACAAGCATCGCCTTCGACCTCGTCAACGGCATGGCCAAAAACCTAGTCATGTGTCCCTTTGACGAACGTGAACAAAAGGCCGAATACCTCTATAAACTCATTGAAATGCTAAGACCACTTCCCAAGCCTTAA
- a CDS encoding cytochrome P450, translating to MTTAVTPSYKLAKNNENLNHIPGSFGLPIIGQTFQLVNDLYGTIDNQYKKFGSVSRFGLAGFRGALLIGPDLYKEVYLDKDKNFSAEMGYMGSLGRFYKGALLLRDHEEHKFQRRMMQTAFKNEAMKGYIGTMGPMIAESIVDWGDKGQLLFFPAIKQILLDVAARIFVGLDESDERAAKLNKAFLDISDGLMGIVTKELPGTKFRKGKIGERYLKEFFGSLIAERRAGDGTDTFSYFTREKTEDGDYFSDEDIIGHMSFLLFAAHDTTTSALSHMLYHLGQDQALQQRLRDEVMAIDKPYLEYEDLEKMPLMEVAVKEALRLHPSVMMMQRRTIKECELGGYKLPANTILFLAPQHNHRMEEYWDEPMKFDIDRWLAPRNEHKRHSFSFVGFGGGAHKCIGMHFALMQVKNFMHQFLRQYEFHLADNFSNKMQTVPLPKPVDDLPIVVRRISS from the coding sequence ATGACTACCGCCGTTACCCCTAGCTATAAACTCGCTAAGAATAATGAAAACCTGAATCATATTCCTGGTTCATTTGGGCTGCCGATTATTGGTCAAACGTTCCAGTTGGTAAATGACCTTTACGGCACTATTGATAATCAATATAAAAAATTTGGTAGCGTGAGTCGTTTTGGTTTGGCGGGTTTTCGTGGCGCGTTATTGATAGGTCCAGATTTATATAAAGAGGTCTATCTCGATAAGGATAAGAACTTTTCTGCAGAAATGGGTTATATGGGTTCATTGGGCCGTTTTTATAAAGGTGCTTTATTACTGCGAGACCATGAAGAGCATAAATTTCAGCGCCGTATGATGCAGACAGCATTTAAAAATGAAGCAATGAAAGGGTATATCGGCACAATGGGGCCAATGATTGCCGAGAGTATTGTGGATTGGGGTGACAAGGGTCAATTACTGTTTTTTCCTGCGATTAAGCAAATATTATTAGATGTTGCGGCGAGAATATTTGTTGGTTTAGATGAGAGTGATGAGCGTGCGGCAAAACTAAATAAGGCATTTTTGGATATTTCAGATGGCTTGATGGGTATTGTTACCAAAGAATTACCCGGCACCAAATTTCGCAAAGGCAAAATAGGTGAGCGTTATCTGAAAGAATTTTTCGGTAGCTTGATTGCAGAGCGTCGAGCTGGTGACGGTACCGACACGTTCAGTTATTTCACACGAGAAAAGACCGAAGATGGCGATTATTTTTCGGATGAAGACATCATTGGCCACATGAGTTTTTTATTATTTGCTGCGCACGATACTACGACCAGTGCACTCAGCCATATGCTTTATCATTTGGGACAAGATCAAGCGCTTCAGCAGCGCTTACGCGATGAGGTAATGGCCATTGATAAGCCTTATTTGGAGTATGAAGATTTAGAGAAAATGCCACTGATGGAAGTGGCGGTAAAAGAGGCACTACGACTACACCCCTCCGTTATGATGATGCAGCGCCGGACTATAAAAGAATGCGAATTGGGTGGGTATAAACTTCCAGCGAATACTATTTTATTTTTGGCACCTCAGCATAATCACCGTATGGAAGAGTACTGGGATGAGCCAATGAAATTTGATATTGATCGTTGGTTAGCGCCCCGTAATGAACATAAGCGCCATTCATTTAGCTTTGTTGGCTTTGGTGGTGGTGCCCATAAATGCATCGGAATGCACTTTGCGTTAATGCAAGTTAAAAACTTTATGCATCAATTCTTACGGCAATATGAATTTCATTTGGCTGATAACTTTAGTAATAAAATGCAGACAGTGCCTTTACCAAAACCAGTCGATGATCTGCCAATTGTCGTAAGACGCATTTCTTCTTAG
- a CDS encoding LLM class F420-dependent oxidoreductase, with protein sequence MKLGLHLGYWQKQPTDRFLELAQAAEKMGFDSVFTAEAYGSDCFTPLAAIAATTSKIRLCTGVMQLSARTPACAAMTAMTLDHLSNGRLCLGVGVSGPQVVEGWYGQQFKRPLERTREWLDIFQQVVAREAPVEFHGSQYNLPYQGPNNLGLGKPLKSITHPLRKKIPVFLGAEGPKNIALAAEKFDGWMPIFVSPYRLNIFDESLANKPDNFEINAMVNCIVNDNLEDAMYPGKMTMALYLGGMGARKDNFHKNLMGRMGFGDEAEKVQDLWYDGKHDEAIKAVPDALVDEISLLGPKERIRERLQDWKKSDVTTLMIGHRDHFETSIDTMEFLANELV encoded by the coding sequence ATGAAACTTGGGCTCCATCTTGGATACTGGCAAAAGCAGCCGACGGATCGGTTTTTAGAGTTGGCCCAAGCGGCGGAAAAAATGGGCTTTGACTCGGTTTTTACCGCTGAGGCGTATGGTTCAGATTGCTTTACACCACTTGCAGCTATAGCGGCTACGACCAGTAAGATTCGTTTATGCACTGGGGTTATGCAGTTGTCGGCGCGTACACCGGCTTGTGCAGCGATGACGGCGATGACGTTGGATCATTTGTCCAATGGTCGTTTGTGCTTGGGCGTGGGTGTGTCTGGCCCGCAGGTGGTTGAGGGTTGGTATGGTCAGCAGTTTAAGCGACCGCTGGAGCGAACCCGTGAATGGCTGGATATTTTTCAGCAGGTGGTGGCTAGGGAGGCGCCAGTGGAGTTTCACGGTAGCCAATATAACTTGCCTTACCAGGGACCGAATAACTTGGGTTTAGGTAAACCACTGAAAAGTATTACTCATCCTTTACGGAAAAAAATTCCGGTATTTTTGGGGGCCGAAGGCCCAAAGAATATTGCACTGGCAGCAGAAAAATTCGACGGCTGGATGCCTATTTTTGTGTCGCCGTATCGTTTAAATATCTTCGATGAAAGCTTGGCAAACAAACCCGATAATTTCGAAATTAATGCAATGGTGAATTGCATTGTTAATGACAATCTCGAAGACGCCATGTATCCAGGGAAAATGACGATGGCGCTGTACTTGGGAGGTATGGGGGCGCGGAAAGATAATTTCCATAAAAATTTAATGGGTCGAATGGGCTTTGGTGATGAGGCCGAAAAAGTGCAGGACTTGTGGTATGACGGTAAGCATGATGAGGCGATAAAGGCCGTGCCCGATGCCTTGGTTGACGAGATATCGCTGCTTGGACCTAAGGAGCGTATTAGAGAGCGCTTACAAGATTGGAAAAAATCGGATGTGACTACCTTGATGATAGGGCACCGCGATCACTTTGAAACGTCCATCGATACGATGGAGTTTCTTGCCAACGAGTTGGTGTAA
- a CDS encoding 23S rRNA (adenine(2030)-N(6))-methyltransferase RlmJ, whose translation MLSYRHGFHAGNHADVLKHVVEVLILDYLMQKPTALSYIDTHAGAGFYHFASTFSAQNREFDSGITKLRNADGQFAPPLARYLDIVESCSTNEAAGYPGSPAIAIAMLRKQDKAHLFELHPNDHQNLSKRFKHQAQIKESDGFAGLKSVLPPPSKRGLILIDPPYEDKNDYRNVIASLKDSQRRFPNGVYALWYPLIPRDESKDLGRRLKALSPNNYLHAQLHVQAEQGSHGMYGSAMFVINPPWQLHEQMQEVMPVLQTLLADGENTPFKLDAVIA comes from the coding sequence ATGCTTAGTTATCGCCATGGTTTTCACGCCGGCAATCATGCCGACGTGCTAAAACATGTGGTCGAGGTGCTTATCCTCGACTATTTGATGCAAAAACCCACTGCCCTGTCTTATATCGACACCCACGCTGGCGCAGGTTTCTACCACTTTGCCAGCACATTCAGCGCGCAAAACCGCGAGTTTGATAGCGGAATCACCAAACTGCGCAACGCGGACGGCCAATTCGCTCCACCATTAGCGCGATACCTAGATATTGTAGAAAGCTGCAGTACCAACGAAGCTGCTGGCTATCCAGGCTCACCTGCTATTGCCATTGCCATGCTCCGCAAACAAGATAAAGCACATTTATTTGAGCTTCATCCCAACGACCACCAAAACTTAAGCAAGCGTTTTAAACACCAAGCGCAGATAAAAGAAAGTGATGGTTTTGCTGGCCTAAAAAGCGTGTTACCACCGCCAAGCAAACGCGGTCTCATTTTAATCGATCCGCCCTACGAAGATAAAAACGACTATCGCAATGTCATTGCCTCACTTAAGGACAGCCAGCGACGCTTCCCTAACGGAGTCTATGCGCTGTGGTACCCGCTTATTCCTCGTGACGAATCAAAAGATTTAGGTCGTCGCTTAAAAGCGCTATCGCCCAATAACTACCTGCATGCACAATTACACGTGCAAGCCGAACAAGGTAGTCACGGCATGTATGGCAGCGCCATGTTTGTTATTAATCCGCCCTGGCAGCTCCATGAACAAATGCAAGAAGTCATGCCGGTTTTACAAACGCTTTTAGCCGATGGCGAAAACACACCGTTCAAGTTAGACGCGGTAATAGCTTAA
- a CDS encoding class 1 fructose-bisphosphatase, protein MSRIALPQYLANASVAPDLQSVILGLAEVSADISKSLAKGALAGILGAAGAENVQGEDQKKLDVIANDMIKEALAALPNVRGLASEEEPDVVPCHTNGNFLVTFDPLDGSSNIDINSMVGTIFSVLPHTGETAVTEQDFLQPGRQQAAAGYVLYGPSVMLVISTGSGVAMFTLDQDSGNYLLTEADVAIPSETNEFSINASNQRHWAAPMQSYIADLIAGKDGPRGKNFNMRWVAAMVADVHRILCRGGLFTYPWDSRKPEQAGKLRLMYEANPMGFLVEQAGGEVWTPEGKILDIQPAHIHQRVPVILGAATEVALCVDYHQR, encoded by the coding sequence ATGAGCAGAATCGCCCTGCCCCAGTATTTAGCCAACGCCTCTGTGGCGCCCGACCTGCAATCAGTTATTCTCGGCCTCGCCGAAGTCAGTGCCGATATTAGTAAATCATTAGCCAAAGGCGCACTGGCAGGTATTCTAGGTGCTGCCGGCGCTGAAAATGTGCAAGGTGAAGACCAAAAAAAGCTAGACGTCATTGCCAACGACATGATCAAAGAAGCTCTCGCCGCACTTCCCAATGTACGTGGGCTAGCCTCAGAAGAAGAACCTGATGTCGTTCCCTGCCACACCAACGGCAACTTCTTGGTGACCTTTGATCCGTTAGACGGCTCATCCAATATCGACATTAACAGCATGGTTGGGACTATCTTTTCGGTATTGCCCCACACCGGAGAAACTGCGGTTACCGAGCAAGATTTTCTACAACCCGGTCGCCAGCAAGCGGCGGCAGGCTATGTGCTATATGGCCCTTCGGTCATGCTGGTAATCAGTACTGGCAGTGGGGTGGCCATGTTTACCTTAGATCAGGATTCCGGTAATTATTTACTCACCGAAGCTGACGTTGCGATTCCCAGTGAAACCAATGAATTCTCTATTAACGCCTCTAACCAGCGTCACTGGGCAGCCCCCATGCAGTCTTATATTGCTGACCTAATCGCCGGCAAAGACGGCCCGCGCGGTAAAAACTTCAATATGCGTTGGGTTGCGGCGATGGTGGCGGATGTTCACCGCATTCTCTGCCGAGGTGGCTTATTTACTTACCCTTGGGATTCACGCAAACCAGAGCAAGCCGGCAAACTTCGCCTGATGTATGAAGCAAACCCCATGGGTTTCTTGGTTGAACAAGCCGGCGGCGAAGTCTGGACACCTGAAGGTAAAATTCTCGATATTCAACCAGCACATATTCATCAGCGCGTGCCTGTTATTTTGGGTGCCGCAACTGAAGTTGCTCTTTGCGTAGACTACCACCAGCGCTGA
- a CDS encoding dienelactone hydrolase family protein gives MKFFTLLFGLVFTSSVLNAAVVEQKINLPNELGTAVLYHDSAVSKAAPAVVVVHEWWGLNDYARKRAKQLAGLGYSAIAVDMYGTGKSTTHPKDAMSFMNAALAEPEKMNARFDAALAILRKQPSVDSNKLFAIGYCFGGAVVLNQARRGLDLAGVASFHGSLGTETKVEPGTIKAKVLVATGGADAMVPAKQVAGFVEEMTVAGVDLELLSFPGVMHSFTNPGSTALGKKYDMPLAYDAHADKVSWAALMSMLAQ, from the coding sequence ATGAAGTTTTTTACACTATTATTTGGCTTGGTATTTACAAGTTCCGTGCTGAATGCCGCTGTGGTAGAGCAGAAAATAAACTTACCTAATGAGCTGGGAACGGCTGTGTTGTATCACGATAGCGCAGTGAGTAAAGCGGCCCCTGCGGTGGTGGTTGTGCATGAGTGGTGGGGTTTGAATGATTATGCACGCAAACGCGCTAAGCAGTTGGCAGGCTTGGGCTATAGTGCAATTGCTGTTGATATGTATGGTACGGGTAAATCAACCACACATCCAAAAGACGCAATGTCATTTATGAATGCCGCCTTGGCTGAGCCTGAAAAAATGAATGCACGGTTTGATGCAGCACTGGCTATTTTGCGTAAGCAGCCATCGGTAGACAGTAATAAATTGTTTGCAATTGGTTACTGCTTTGGTGGCGCGGTGGTATTGAATCAAGCTCGTCGTGGTCTTGATTTGGCGGGGGTGGCGAGCTTTCACGGATCGCTAGGCACTGAAACAAAAGTCGAACCGGGCACCATTAAAGCTAAAGTACTGGTGGCTACCGGCGGTGCCGATGCCATGGTGCCGGCCAAGCAAGTTGCGGGCTTTGTTGAAGAAATGACGGTTGCTGGAGTGGATTTGGAACTGCTGAGTTTTCCAGGTGTGATGCACAGCTTCACAAACCCTGGATCAACAGCGCTTGGTAAAAAATATGACATGCCACTAGCTTATGATGCTCATGCAGATAAAGTCAGTTGGGCGGCGTTAATGAGTATGTTGGCGCAGTAA
- a CDS encoding SET domain-containing protein-lysine N-methyltransferase: protein MAKCYQVGKSEIHGKGLFARQDIAQGALLGICATRAVNEAGLHTLTMSDGSLVDVTCSLKYINHHKSLNVIYYDDFSVVALRNISAGEELLHDYGDEWP from the coding sequence ATGGCAAAGTGCTACCAAGTGGGTAAAAGTGAAATACATGGTAAAGGCTTATTTGCCCGACAAGACATAGCCCAAGGCGCGCTGTTGGGAATATGTGCGACACGAGCGGTTAATGAGGCCGGCTTACATACCTTGACGATGTCTGATGGCAGCTTGGTCGATGTCACTTGCAGCCTGAAATACATCAATCATCATAAATCTCTCAATGTGATTTACTACGACGATTTTAGCGTGGTTGCGCTCCGTAATATTAGTGCCGGTGAAGAATTGCTTCACGATTATGGTGACGAGTGGCCTTAA
- a CDS encoding Nramp family divalent metal transporter produces MKQLRALTLIGPGFVVAATGLGAGDLVAAAVSGATLGSQLLWAIAFGAIIKLALNEGLARWQLSSGTTLLAGWLTHLPRWINYYFLIYLFIWAFLVGAALMAACGLAANALLPQLSVNSWASIHSVLAIALVLFGRYSLLEQAMKVLILLMFATVMAALLASDWSLITASSNNIGDISQHINLVMALIGGVGGSVTLLCYGYWMREKGWHDSDSLKLARIDLLIAYTITALFGMGIMILAAQSAPESTSGTHILLAMADQLGVLLQPIFKTLFLIGVWAAVFSSMLGVWQGVPYIFTDLTAQWRHQHAPINTTSTPYRLALLYIAIPPIALLYMGKPVWLIILYSVTGALFMPFLALTLLYLNNRVIKPALRYGAISNTAIVLALIVFTFIGGQYFLS; encoded by the coding sequence ATGAAACAGCTACGCGCACTCACCCTCATTGGCCCCGGCTTTGTGGTAGCGGCTACCGGTTTAGGTGCAGGTGACTTAGTTGCGGCGGCAGTATCGGGAGCAACCCTTGGCAGCCAATTATTATGGGCCATCGCCTTTGGCGCCATCATCAAGCTCGCCCTTAATGAAGGCTTAGCCCGCTGGCAGCTAAGCAGCGGCACGACCTTATTGGCAGGCTGGCTTACTCATCTGCCTCGATGGATAAACTATTATTTTTTAATTTACTTATTTATCTGGGCCTTTTTAGTGGGCGCAGCACTGATGGCAGCCTGTGGCTTAGCGGCAAATGCCCTGCTACCTCAGCTTTCCGTTAATAGCTGGGCATCCATCCACTCGGTACTCGCCATTGCATTGGTATTATTCGGACGGTATTCACTGCTCGAACAGGCCATGAAAGTGTTGATACTCCTAATGTTTGCCACGGTCATGGCAGCCCTCTTGGCCAGTGACTGGTCGCTTATCACAGCAAGCTCAAACAATATTGGCGATATTAGCCAGCACATCAATTTGGTTATGGCCCTCATTGGCGGGGTTGGTGGCAGTGTCACGCTACTTTGCTATGGCTATTGGATGCGCGAAAAAGGCTGGCATGATAGCGACTCCCTCAAACTCGCTCGCATAGATCTCCTTATCGCTTACACCATTACCGCCCTCTTCGGCATGGGAATTATGATACTTGCCGCCCAGTCAGCACCTGAGTCAACGTCGGGCACTCATATTCTATTGGCCATGGCCGACCAACTCGGCGTACTGCTTCAACCCATTTTTAAAACCTTATTTTTAATCGGCGTGTGGGCAGCGGTATTCAGCTCTATGCTTGGGGTTTGGCAGGGTGTGCCATATATCTTCACCGACCTCACCGCTCAATGGCGCCATCAGCACGCGCCAATCAATACAACTAGCACACCATATAGATTAGCCCTGTTGTATATCGCCATCCCCCCCATCGCCCTGTTATACATGGGCAAACCCGTTTGGCTCATAATTTTATATTCGGTAACCGGTGCGCTATTTATGCCGTTTTTAGCACTCACATTGCTGTACTTGAATAATCGCGTGATTAAGCCAGCATTGCGCTACGGAGCCATCAGTAATACCGCGATAGTACTCGCACTGATTGTCTTTACATTTATTGGTGGGCAATATTTTTTGTCATGA